A stretch of Aureispira sp. CCB-E DNA encodes these proteins:
- a CDS encoding leucine-rich repeat domain-containing protein, with amino-acid sequence MTDEFKQEKASLFALIQSGDENNVDIAIQIMKGDVALQRAFVQDAYMIIEQSWHLRTIQGVLRAAEDTPAAKATLKKRYASLLHLVSTLTHNSNKLTTLVSVVDAFQSYYLYRPSGWQPTANDKEIMATLPVQTLNLRDRCFSRLPDWMGYLTQLKTLILSRNVLKVLPDSICNLTRLEHLDLQENVLETLPQNIGNLTALKTLELRKNSFQVLPDSIGQLIGLEELSLEYNQLTAIPVSIGQIQRLVKLDISDNNLTHLPEEIGAFSNLVELDARNNQLESLPSSLQQLTKLEILWLSNNQLADLPNWVSAFKKLRKLHLSNNQLKHLPSVITALSNLKRLYLHNNHLTTLPDDIGQLSSLNYIDLDENNIQLLPESLGDLIALREIRLFNNPIEKLPTRLIELPNFKEIGLGDTPIGRQYGIEVVRGRKEVVTLLRQVSVVF; translated from the coding sequence TTGACTGACGAATTTAAACAAGAGAAAGCAAGCTTATTTGCATTAATTCAATCTGGAGATGAAAACAACGTAGATATTGCTATTCAAATTATGAAAGGCGATGTTGCTTTGCAGCGAGCTTTTGTTCAAGATGCTTATATGATTATAGAACAATCGTGGCATTTGAGAACAATCCAAGGCGTTCTGAGGGCTGCGGAAGATACTCCTGCGGCAAAAGCTACTTTAAAAAAACGCTATGCTTCTTTGCTGCATTTGGTAAGTACATTGACTCATAACAGCAACAAGTTGACAACGCTGGTTTCTGTGGTAGATGCTTTTCAGAGTTATTACTTATACAGACCTTCTGGTTGGCAACCAACCGCAAATGACAAGGAAATTATGGCAACACTTCCTGTTCAAACCTTAAATTTGCGAGATCGTTGCTTTAGTCGTTTACCTGACTGGATGGGTTATTTAACTCAATTAAAAACATTAATCCTCAGTAGAAATGTATTGAAGGTACTGCCCGATTCTATTTGTAATTTGACTCGTTTGGAGCATCTAGATTTACAAGAAAATGTTCTAGAAACATTACCTCAAAATATCGGGAACTTGACGGCTCTAAAAACACTAGAATTGCGGAAGAATAGTTTTCAGGTATTGCCCGATTCTATAGGGCAATTAATAGGCTTAGAGGAATTGAGTTTGGAGTACAATCAATTGACCGCTATCCCAGTTTCAATAGGTCAAATTCAGCGATTGGTAAAACTAGATATTTCGGATAATAATCTTACACATTTACCTGAAGAAATTGGTGCTTTTAGCAATTTGGTTGAATTGGATGCTAGGAATAATCAGTTGGAAAGTTTGCCTTCAAGTTTGCAACAGTTGACCAAACTCGAAATTTTGTGGTTGTCCAACAATCAACTGGCAGATTTGCCGAATTGGGTGAGTGCCTTTAAAAAATTGAGAAAATTGCATCTGTCCAACAATCAACTCAAGCATTTACCTTCGGTAATTACGGCTTTATCCAACCTAAAACGCTTGTATTTGCACAACAATCACCTTACCACATTACCCGATGATATTGGACAATTATCAAGTTTAAATTATATTGATTTAGATGAAAATAATATTCAGTTGTTGCCAGAATCGTTGGGGGACTTGATCGCTCTACGAGAAATACGCTTATTTAATAATCCGATTGAAAAATTACCTACTCGGTTGATCGAATTGCCAAACTTCAAAGAAATTGGACTAGGAGATACGCCTATTGGTCGCCAGTATGGAATTGAAGTTGTGCGTGGTCGAAAAGAAGTCGTAACCTTACTACGACAGGTTTCGGTTGTGTTCTAA